The genomic segment ACGATAATTTCATAATAGTTAATAGAGtatcaatatttataattttattatttctaataatagtaataataattttttgaatatgtaaaatttaattttaaaaattatttgataattaaaaatatttcatttttgttaaatattttttgataccaatcatttgaaaaatactgaataataataataaagtgtTAGAAAAATACAAGGAAAACAAGAGAATTTAGAGGTTAAGTGTAATGTATAGTAACATGTTATGGTAAAAGAGTTTAAAAATATAGGATAAAAAGTATTTAttgataatataatatatactttATTTAATTGTATATAAACTCAGATattaagataattatttattataatttatataatgacctaagtaatattttttaacttGCACACCCTAAAAATAGATATCTATTctatctatactattatattaagtgtGAGGGTCTTAGAATAACTACCTTTGaggacaccaaaatatttaattccataattacCCTTCTTACTCTACTAAAAACCACTGTTTTCCAAACCTGACCGGACCGGCCGGTCGGACCGGTTCAACCGCGAACCGGCCTCCAGACCGGTCCGGAGATAAGGAAAAAACCGGAAAACCGGTTTAACCGGAAAAAACCGGTTAAAACCCGGTTAAACCGGAAACCGGTTAAAACCCGGAAAAACCGGAAAAATTGtgtttatttggatatttgttgtaattttcatcttaaaaattaagtaaaaactataaaaacttaaataatcaatattttactattgtatttattatataaaataaataaaatattaattttattgatccggttcgaccgttcggtggaaccggttgaaccattttttaaggCTTGACCGGTTCGATTAACGGTCCGGTTATAAAAACACTGCTAAAAACCTTTTCAAGTCActcaatattttaaatataaaaaaatcaaaacaaaacttcccttttaaatcgaacaacttttttaaatcaaaaataatttcatgttaattatttggtattatttaatcaaattaaaaataataataaaacatgcattgcatgtgcatcttTTACTAGTATAATTTAAAAATGCACACAAACATAAAGAAATCTTTTCTATTCAATccttttgaaattaaataatatatttaaccaTAGAGAATGGTAACAAAAACAAGAGTAagtatgagacgatctcacgaatatttatctgtgagatgggtcaaccctactgatattcataataaaaaataatattcttagcataaaaagtaatattttttcatggatgacccaaataagagatcggtctcacaaaatacgatctgtgagatcgtctcacaaaatacaacccaTGACACTgactcacacaaatttttgtcaaaaaataattatgacagataaaaaacaaaaacaaaataaatgaaAGACACTAAAAATGAGAAACAGTCCAACGTTTTCGAGATTAGAGACTAACCAAAGGACTGGAAAATAAGCAAAAAAAAGGAAGGGTAAAAAAACAAAAGCCAAGAAATGAAAATTCCTCTGGTTGGCGAGGGAAAAAACGAGCTGGGCTCGCATTATTTGTAGGTGGTGTGCTGTTTTTGGGGGGGATTTGTGACGTTGTTCGGaaagattaaatttttttggtaaGTTAATTGGTTGTACTTTTGATTTCTCAATCGTTTAATGCGTTTGCTTTTGCTGTTTGTTTGTTTCGATCTTTGTGTTTCTCTTGAGTTTTCTTGATTATCTTGTTACGAGGAAATTGTTTGATAATCTTGTTAATTTATGGATTTTTCTTTGTTTGTTTGTATCCTTTTTTTTCCCTGTGGTAATGGGGTCGACAGATGAGGGAATTTTTTGGTGTTTGCCATTTTCTGTACGAATATCTTTACTATGGATTTTTCATTGTTTATTTCATTGATAGGATTTGATAATCTTGAACGGACATCAATAATCTTTGGCTTAGGAGACAAATTTGCTACTCTTCTCATTCAATTGGTCAGGCctttactattattttatttttgagtttcAAATGAAATTTTAGCTTTTAAATTACATTTATGTACTCATAAAGTAGGACGTGTTCCGTTTCTTTTACCGAAAAGTCTTCTGCTAATGTCATGGGAAGAAGCCCAACTTTTGTtctttttagaaaaataaagaTGGTTGGTTATTTTTACTGATGGTCCTAAATGTATTTATTGGAAAACCTGTTCTTTCCTTTTTAGCGATTTCATTTCCTTTAGGTTCTTGTTATTCCCTTTTGAAATATCTGCAGAGAAGATTTTTTTTCAATGAATTCTAAGTTAAGACTCTGTAAGCTTTGATCATCGACGCAACTATAGTTTATCTAGCTTTGTGATTTTTTCTGTGTTGtttcatatttaatatatatattgcaaCGTTGGTACACACCTAAATAACCACAGGTAAATATTGTCTAGTCATGGATTACATTATATTTTTCAGTAAATGTGTTTAAGTCGCACAAATTCATAGAACACAACCTTCCAAGGTCTCGAGATTATTTTCCATGACCTTGAGTTTATTTTATGTCCTTGAAGTACCAAAAAACTTGTATCATAATTTGAAACATTATTACGTGTATCTGAAAATGGATATCACtttgatgttttgttttattaTCTAGCAGGCAAATGGGGAGAGATGTTGCAGGATTACATGTGGGCAATAAGCCCAATGCTATCAATGTGAAACCTAATGGTACCGTTCATGTTTCACCCAAAGCCGTACCAGAAAGTGTTGAAACTAAGGATAGTGAGCCAAAGGGTCATGCTACAAAAGATGACCTTCCAGAGAAAGGTGTGAAGGCCGGGACTCAGAAATTGAGTGATAAAAAATCAAGCTCGCCAATAAAGCCTGTGTCAGGTTCAGTCATTAATGGGacaaataatgcaaattctttTGAGCCTACGACCCCTGGCGTGGAGGGTGAAACCAGTGATTTGGGTGCAAAATGTTCGCCGATGTCTGGTGATTTGCTGTCTTCCAGGACTGGAAATTCACAGGTAACTGCTTTATATGTACCTTGTACTTGTAATCTCTTCCCGGTTCTTCAGACGTTGAAGTGCTTATGAATTATATATGCTAGTCACCAGGTATATGTATTGAATGTCCACATATTCAATATTTGTGCAAAAGGTTTTATGTGattgaattaattatttgtAAAATGCAATTTAAATTTTGGGGTTTTGATCTCATATAAGTATGTTGGGCACTACATGTTTGTCATGTTAAAATGGTCATTATAATGGTTGCTTGTTGATATGGTATGCATTTACTTCATAAAACACTTGCTTTTTATCAAGACTATGAATTTTTGTGAGAAGCCTTTTCACTTTTGATGTTAGGCATATGTTTGTTGTTATTATCAGTgctcaatttaaattacttCATCAATTTGTTGCTTGGTATGCTCTACACTTTATGAGAGACAGATGTCTCATGTTGCGAGCTTTAGAACTTAACATAAGCCTAAGATAGATAAAGATATGGGTTGCTTGGGAATTTGCATTTGGTTCTGATGTTGAACATTTTTGTTCCAGCTCAACTCTCCGTTTACTCCAAGGCATCCTCTTGACAAAAAAAACCTCGATGACGATGATAATTGCTCCTTGGCATCCTCGTATCCTATATTTGATTTTTTCCTCGTTCTTCTCTTTGCTCTCGAATATCTCTCTCTTTTGCTGTATTCTTGCAAAGTAAAATATCCTTAATTTTTGTAGCACCGCAACATCCCGAACTAGTAAATTCCAAGTTACAGTGGCAGTGGGCCCATCATTCGTATGCGCGGACCGTTTAGAGAGGCGcaaggaggtatatctgattgaGTGCTGCAGGATTTATAATTTCGTTCGGTCATTTATTCTCATTTATGTTTTCTGACCATTTAGCAAAAGAAATCTTATATTTTTCTTCACTCTTTATAGTTTTACTCTAAGTTGGAGGAAAAGCATAAAGCTTTGGAACAAGAGAGAGTTGAATATGAAGCCAGAACCAGGGTATGGCTTTATGATTTAGTTCTGTTATCTTTGttctatattattatttattaggCTTTTCTTTTTAGCCGCAACCTGCAGATCCCTTCTATCTTCAAACTTTATTCATCACTCTCTATCTTGATCTTTAAGTAGGATGAAGAACAAGAGGCTATAAAGCAGCTAAGGAAGAGCATGACATACAAGGCAAATCCAGTTCCTGGTTTTTATCGTGAAGGACCTCCCCCGAAAGTTGAGCTTAAAAAGGTGCTGAGAAATCGATTTTCTTATGTGGTTTGGATGAAATGGCATGCATATATGTGTGTGATATTTATGATTCGATTTTGATTTGTTTCCTTCTTATACTTAGGATTAGACCTTTTTCTTGTAATGATTATTTGATCTTCGTCAAAACGATGAATTTCTGTTAGAAATTCTTAATTATGATAGCATAGCTAATTTAAGATAGCAGCGTCGTTTACGCAGATTACATCATAATTTCTAAGCACTTCTACTAATACCCTTTGTTATTACATCTATCACAACCGCGTAACATCAGTCAAAACCTTATGGTATGAGGGCAAGGAAAAAAGCGAAGTCCTTGTCATATTTCCCATTTTCAATTAGTAAATAAAGTCCCAATTTCCTTATTGTTTTACCTACTCGTCACGAAATATTCTATTAATGCAGCTGCCTTTGACGCGTGCCAAGTCCCCAAATCTGACCCGTAGAAAGAGCAATGGTGATGAAGCCAAATCATCTCCAGCCGAAAAGGGACTTCGTGGACAAGCAACTCGTCACAGCGCAGGCGTTTACGGAGAAGGTAAAGGCTCTCCCTTTACCCCTAAAATCAAGGATCGGATCAGTGCACGTAAATCAAATGGAACCAGCAAATTCAAGGATCACCCTCGGCAACTGAAAGAGGTAGCTGAAAACCCTCCACTCAAAGAGCTTGGAAGCGCAGAAACGGCCTATTGAATCGTAATTTCCTTCAGTAGGCTTAgctttttcttttcttaatgattcataaaaaaaattgttggtgGAGAAGGCAACTTTCCTGCCAATGGCCATAGTGACTTGTcaaaatttgtgtctaaattGTGTTCTGTATATTTTAATGTAATTCATAATGTTTTCATGTATCAGAGTACAATGTATGTACCTACGATGCATCCATAGTCGACACGATGACACGAACTCGACATGAACAAGGTGTTGtggtaatatgtatttttttttttcaaaaacttgtgtcCGTACCGCCATGATACTCGTGTTCTATGTATTTTTGGATGTATATTAATTCAACAATGAAGCATGTTGATATTCTATTGTATATATAAATTAAGTTTAGCCAAATATTTCtattatgttatattttttgTCAAGAAATTGGATCCCTTTTTTAAGGGTATATGCGTGATAGTGCGTGCCGTTCCATTGAATTTGATGAAATTAGAGTTTAACATGatacaactttaaaatattaattatagaTAAGACACTTTCTTTCCCTGTTTTCGGGAACTCACTACTTTTTAATCCATATAGAAATAGTCAGGTTTCTTAAAGCTAGAATTATTGGCCTTCCACTACATTGCAACTACTGAATCAATGTGTATTTTTGTAAAGTTGTTTATTTGTAAGGCAAAGATTATGCAAATATGTTGTTTATAACATATGTATGTTACTTTCAAATTCAAATATGCCTcaatattttaattcaaatcaattaTCTGATAATTTCTAATTTCTCAGTTTTTTCAAAGACTCGTCTTCTATTCATCAACACAAATCATTTCTGCTCAAATAAATCTTTATTAATCAGGTAGCAACTCTTTCATGTCtcaagaaaaacaaaaattagtGGACAAAAGACAATGTTTTCTGATTGTGAATTGGAAAAACTAGCATTTCATCCCCACTTTGAAGTGTAAATCATAATCTATCACATAGATATTTTGGTCAATCTATTTATGTGTGAGGGACATGTGTGGAAAAATATTGTCATCATATAATTTAATTACTAAAAATGGTGAATTATTCGTGTTGGAATAAATAATTACAATTACAATACTCTAAGAAACTTTACctaaaaaagaaaagaatatGAATGTTTGGtcaaatttttattaatattctTTTTTATTAGTGATAAATCAAGTCTTCAATTAtcatgatttaattaaaattaaataaaaagaaaaatccaAGATCCAATAGTTTCTAGCTACAATAACATTAGGACGGATGATCAAAAATATATTCTTTATAGCTTTCATATCAATGTAAGAAAATTAACAAGATATTAGATAATTTAACTTCATATTATAAGTCCAAATATTTCATATGTGCCCTTTATTGGTTAGTTAGGAACATTATAGTTAGATACACATTAGTCTGATTATTTGTTGTCATTTTTTCTCTATTTAAAttgttcatttttttattttttgttatttttcttAATGTATGGTACGTGGATGgataaacatttttttaaaaaaatttgtgtaaaATTTTTTAATTGGTGTAAAATGTAAATACACGTATTTTATGCTAGCTTTAATAAACGAGcgattaataaattattatgtTTCCAAAGACCGCACGAGCAGGGACAGATCCAAAAATAAGAGTTGGGGGgacttgaactcaatatgataagttatatattattaaaaaaaatttacattagatgaattaacatcattcaggaaaagaaaacaatagaaacaatatttttcctttctttGCAGCAGATTGATGTTACATTTTGAAATAGTTCAAGTTATAATcctaaacaagaataaaataattattaaacaaataaacaagtaatagtcaatcaacaactcaacaacaaacaatcaagaaaccacaaatcacgcacagagaaactataaaaaacaaaataaaaaatgtatagccGATTCTTACCTGGATTGTTGCCTTGCCGATGAGCAATTCGATTTCTTCGGGAGTCCGCAATTCTATTCTGTCGCTAAAGGGCTTGGAACTTGGGAGAgaaattttgtagaattgaggtgggacggatcagaggatatgggatgaatttggtctcatccttgcaaatggacgggacttgattggactaagacattgatgtacgacggtttttgaaacaaccgtcgctattagcaacggtttttcaaaaaactgtcgctaatagcgacggtttgaattaaaaccgtcgccgatcgaCATCGCCGACGGTtgtactaaaaccgtcgctaatattagcgacggttactgaaaaaccgtcgctaaaaaaaaGTGGGCTGTAGAATAAATCCGTCTCTGATCACGGATTTACCTGGATTGTTGCCTTGCCGATGAACAATTCGATTTCTTCGGGAGTCCGCAATTCTATTCTATCGCTAAAGGGCTTGGAACGTGGGAGAgaaattttgtagaattgaggtggagcggatcagaggatatgggatgaatttggtctcatccttgcaaatggacgggacttgattggactaagacattgatgtacgacggtttttgaaacaaccgtcgctattagtaacggtttttcaaaaaaaacggtttgaattaaaaccgtcgctaatattagcgacggttactgATGAGCGTGAAAGAAATGCATCCAATGAGCATCGACAAGTACCCACTTGGCCAGCAAGAAAGAAATGCATCCAATGAGCATCGACAAGTAGCAGTTTGGATTTCTGAACCTTGGATCAGAACTAATGTTCTAACTCATGACCTTCCAAACCAACTTGGTGAGCCAGACATAAACGTGTCCGATGAGCATCGACACATAACAGTTTTGACCTTCCAAACACTTGGATCAGAGGTTTGGATCTCATTTGTCTGATGAGGTGTCAAAGCAAGCATGACTCGTGGTGCAGAAGCCGAATCAGAGCTTCAAAACTCAGCTTCTAAATAGGCCATTCAGATTCATTTCCTAGTATGCCTATCAAGATCTCTCTCGAATTCTGATCATATTCTAGTCATTCTATCCATTTACAAAGACCGTAAGAGTTGCGAAACTCTTATGAGGTATTCGGAAACTCAAGGATTGAAAGACAAAGTGATCGTCTCCAAAGGGCTGACAACATATGTAAGTATAATCCGAAAGCTTTCGAAATAGTTTGAGGATATAATATAAGCTTTATAACACATGTTTAAAAGATATGAGCGGACTAGCTAAAAAGAGCATGTAACTAGATATCTAGTAATATTGTCATGTTTGATGTCTAGGAACACTGAGTACACATTCAGTATCACTAGGACATTTTATAGGTAGGTAaatactgactgagatatcgaGGTGAATATACATTCTTAAGTGTTGCATAATTATTTGTCGTATGATACAAggttatattattatatatgtgaCAATACATATCATTTGATCATGTTATCAATTGAAACAAGTCTTGATTTAGTAAGGATCACTCAATTCTTTGTCTTGAACAATTGAATGCAAGGAGCCACCCACGGACTTGACGGATCAGCGCGCTATGATGACCCAAGACTTTGCATGTCCAAGATCTTGATTGGAGTGTGGGAGCCACCAACTGACTCGACGGAACAGTGCACTACACACTCAAGGTATCCCGTGATTGAGCTTGAGATTGCAGTGTTGATCCATAATCACAGTTCATGATTCATGcatttgcatatatatatacatattgtaTGTATGGGGAGATTTAGTGACTCATACCCTTAATTTTATCTTAGGCAGTCTATTTTTACGGGCATGTCTCAAGTTAAATGAGTCAGATCGATAGGGATATAGATACGTGAGACCCAGAATTTCACCAGTGGATATtatgagaaatctttaatgagtgagtctcatgtgagatcgtctcacggatcctaatctgtgagacgggtcaaccctactcatattcacaataaaaagtaatactcttagcataaaaaataataatttttcatggatgatccaaataagatatccgtctcacaaatacgaccatGAAACCGTCTCCCACAAATTTTTGTTATCTTTAATTTAGATTTTAATCTTAATTTAGATTTTGATCTCGAGATTATACTCATAGCACGTATATGTATGAAGTAACGCGTTAATGTACCCAACAAAACCCCCCTCCCCCTTGCACGCACCCATTTCTTCTCTCTTCCTCCTCGATCTAACACTAGCTCGGTGTTTAGCTCCAAAACCATTCCTTCGATCATCTTTTTGGTCATCTTTACGATGAGGATTCGTGGCGCAAAGCAAAGCCCAGCTGCAGATTA from the Primulina eburnea isolate SZY01 chromosome 3, ASM2296580v1, whole genome shotgun sequence genome contains:
- the LOC140826807 gene encoding protein WVD2-like 1; amino-acid sequence: MGRDVAGLHVGNKPNAINVKPNGTVHVSPKAVPESVETKDSEPKGHATKDDLPEKGVKAGTQKLSDKKSSSPIKPVSGSVINGTNNANSFEPTTPGVEGETSDLGAKCSPMSGDLLSSRTGNSQLNSPFTPRHPLDKKNLDDDDNCSLASSTATSRTSKFQVTVAVGPSFVCADRLERRKEFYSKLEEKHKALEQERVEYEARTRDEEQEAIKQLRKSMTYKANPVPGFYREGPPPKVELKKLPLTRAKSPNLTRRKSNGDEAKSSPAEKGLRGQATRHSAGVYGEGKGSPFTPKIKDRISARKSNGTSKFKDHPRQLKEVAENPPLKELGSAETAY